The DNA window GAATACTTTAACTATATAGACCGCTGCCAGAAAAGTGGTAAAATCGGCAATTAAACCAATATATGGGGCATAGCGAAATTTTTTTACACCAATAGAGCCAAAATACAGGGCTAGTACATAAAAAGTAGTATCGCTACTTCCCTGCATTGTTGAAACCAGGCGGCCAATTAAGCTATCGGGCCCATATTGGCGCATTAGCTTTGCTGCAACTCCCAAAGCCGCCCCGCCCGACAACGGCCGTAAGAGGGCATGGGGCAATACCTCTACAGGAATGCCTAGTTTGGAGAAAAGCGGTTCCAGGCCTAAAGCCAGCACTTTTATGGCCCCGGATTCGAAAAAGATATTGATGGCAACAATCATCCCTACCAAATAGGGAATTGTCCGCACCGCCGTGTTAAACCCATCCCTAGCCCCATCTAAAAAGGTTTCATACACCTTTACCCTTTTTAACATACCGTAAAATACAATAAAAAACAAGATTACAGGTAAAATCCAGTTGCCCAAAGTTAAAAACATCGTTACCACCTGGACTTTTTAAAAAGATAATCAGCAATTAAAGCCGCAGAAAACCCTAAAAGGGTTGCTAAAAAAGTGGGAATTATTATATCTGTGGGATTTTTTGACCCAAAATTTTGCCTAAGGCCAATAATGGTTGTAGGTAAAAGGGTTATAGCAGAGGTATTTAAAGCAAGAAAAGTGCACATGGCCCTGCTAGCAGTATCTTTTTGGGGGTTTAAATGGGAGAGCTCCTCCATGGCTTTTAAGCCAAAAGGAGTGGCGGCATTACCTAAACCTAAGATATTAGCGCTTAAGTTTAAAAGGATGGCTCCTTCTGCAGGATGCCCGGGTGGAACCTCCGGAAAAAGCCAACGGATAAGTGGCGCTAAGGCATGAGCAAGTTTTGCTACCACTCCTGTCTCTTCCATGATTTTCATAATCCCCAGCCAAAAAGTAATAATGCTAATAAGGCTAAAGGCAGTATCTACCGCAAGCTTGGCCCCGTCTAGCGAGGCTTTGATTATGAGCTCCGGTTTTCCCTGCCAAAAAGCAGCCAAACACCCCAGGACCATCATTCCACCCCAGAGATAATTTAACACACCCATCCCCCCTCAAAGCTTGTACTACTATCCTATTCACCCCCCTGCTCCAGTAGAACAAAAAAATTCTGCCCGGTACTACTCTGGGCAGAATTTTTTCCAATTAGGCGGTAGGGGTGTCGAAGGTATCAATGGGGAGGTCGTGATTTGGGCGATTTTTGCCTACAATGTTTTGGATTTTCGCTAAAAGGTCAGGAGTCATATCGATAAGTTTATCCACTAAAGCATTGGTATCTACCGGTAAAAGACGAATTTGGCCCTGCCCTACCACTAAAAAGCCTACGGGCTGTACCGAAACCCCTGCACCGCTGCCGCCGCCGAAGGGAAGGGATTTTTCTTTGCCGTCACCGGTCGAAAATTCACTGCCCCCAGCAGCAAATCCCAGAGTAACTTTAGATACCGGAATAATAACGCTACCATCGGGGGTTTCTACGGCACTTCCCACCACAGTATCTACATCTACCATTTCCTTTATGCTTTCCATCGCCGTTTTCATTAAACTTTCAATGGGATGATGTTGTTCTTCCATTTTTTACCCACCTCCGTTATTACTTTTCCCCTTTAATTTGCACCAAAGGTTGCCTAAATATACCTTTTATTTTCTGTTTTAGAAAAAGTATTATTAAATACCCCCAGGTTAATGAAAGATGATACCAGGGAATTTCTATTAAAACCAAAGCTTTACAAGAAAAATGGTTTTCTAAACGAGGATTAATTTTAAAAGAAACCCCTTCCATTTTTTTGACTCGCTGAGCCAAAAGCGCATAAGTAGTACCAAATAACGAGTATAAAATCCCCCAAACTACTCCAAAGTAAAAAGGATCTTTAAGACCCGTTGCCAAATCTACCGAAAGCATTTTAATAATTAGCCCTTTTTGAAAATAAGCATTAGTTTTATCAAAAAGTTTAAGGTAATCCCAGTAAGTTTTTATTAATCTTAGCGTCCTTTCCCGCGAAAGTTTTATTTTAGCCGTTTTTTTCATCACTTTTTTAGTTGGAAAAATTAAATGCCCTACCACCGGAATTTTTATCCCCAAATGCTCAGTAAATTCCGGTAAAGGCAGGGCAAGTTCAAAATTCAAAAGCCTAAAGAAAAGGCGAAAAACAATGTTAATTTCTACATCGTTGGTAGACTCAAAAGAAAGTAGAAGTTCCAAGAGCTGCCACCTCTTTTAATTTTCCTTATCTTTAAGACTATTATTTCCATCATTTTCCGGTTCATTCTCCAAATTTAAAGGTGGCAGTTCCTCCAGACTTTTTAAGCCAAAAAACTCCAAAAATTTCGCGGTAGTCCTATAGAGTATTGGACGACCGGGAGCCTCTTTGCGCCCCGCTTCTTCAATAAGCCCCCGTTCCAAAAGGGTGGCTATGGAGCTATCAGCTTTTACTCCCCGAATAAGCTCTATTTCGGTCTTGGTAACTGGCTGCTTGTAAGCTATAATTGCCAGAGTCTCCAGGGTAGCCTGAGTTAAATGCTGAGCCGGTGGTTTAAAAAGCCTTTCTATATAAACGGAAAAATCCGGTCGGGTGGTGAGCCAAACCTCCTCCTCAGCAAAATTTAACATTATCCCCCGTTGATCTTCGTTAAGTTTGTCCTGCAACCGTAACACTACTTCCCTGGTCTCTTCCAGAGATAACTCCAAGGTTTGAGCAATTTTTTTAAGGGGTAAAGGTTCCGGACTTACAAAAAGGAGCGCTTCGAGCGCCCCTTCAAGGTTAATTGGAAACAAGACCGCCACCTTCTCTCCTCCCTTTTCCGCCAAGGTGTCTTATCCAGATTTCCCCGTCTGCTTTTACCTGCCAGGCCTCTATTACTTCCTGGCGTAAAAGTTCTAAAAGGGCCAGAAATAATACTATCGCTTCCCTTTTACTTTCCACCCGGGCAAAGAGTTCTCCAAAAGGTAAGGCCTTATTTTGCCGCAATAAGCTCCTTAAAATTTCCCCCATTTTTTCCTCTACGGTATATTCTTGTTCCGGCAAGGAAATAGGTTTGGGTTTGGCCTCTAGCCGTGAAAGTATTTGCTTTAAGTTTTCAGTAAGTTTAATTAAAGGGATTTCCTTTAATTCTCGAGTTGAGTACATATTTATTAATTCATCAACGTTAACATTCCGACGGTAAACATTGGGAAAAGCCCCTTTAAGCTCCTTTAAATACTGGGCCACTTCTCTAAATTTTTTGTAAATCACCAATCGCTCTACTAATTCAGTCCTTGGGTCTTCTTCTTCCTCATTTTTGCCAAAAAGCATTTTGACCTTTAGATATAAAAGATGGCTTGCCATCACTAAAAATTCACTTTTTATTTCTAAATTGTGCTTTTGGTATTGTTCTAGATACCAAAGGTATTGCCGGGTAATTTCCGCAACTTCTATATCATAAATATCAATTTTGTTTTTCTCCACTAGATGTAATAACAAATCTAAAGGTCCCTCAAATACCGGCAAAACAATTTTATACATGGACTTACCTCAACTTCATTTTTTCCCGAACTTTACCCATGGTTTCTTGTGCGGCATGAGTAGCTTTAATGCGTCCTTGGGCCAAAATTTCCAGGTATTTTTTGCCTTTTAAAAATTCCTGCCTTCTTTCCCGTAAGGGATCTAAAATTTCGTTAATTTTGGCTGCTAGTTGGTTCTTACAAGCCACACACCCAATTCCCGCAGTTTTACACTGCTCTTCAATTTCCGCCACTTTTTCGGGATAAAATACTTTGTAATAGGTATGCACCACACACACTTCGGGATTTCCCGGATCGGTTTTCCTGACCCTCGCCGGGTCAGTTATCATATTCCTTACCTGCTCGTTAACTTCCTCGGAACTACTGGAAATGGCAATTTCATTTTTATAGCTTTTACTCATTTTCCGGCCATCAATTCCTGGCAATAAAGGCACGGTATGTAACACCGCCTGGGGTTCGGGAAATACCTCACCATAGAGATAATTAAACCGTCGCGCCACCTCCCGGGTAAGTTCTAAGTGGGGCAACTGATCTTCGCCAACAGGTACTAAATTTGCTCGATAAATTAAGATATCAGCGGCTTGTAAAAGGGGATATCCTAAGAAGCCATAAGTATTAAGGTCTTTTCCCATCTCCCCTAACTTTTCCTTTTGGTCTTTATAAGTTGGTACCCGTTCTAACCAAGAAAGGGGTGTAAACATGCCAAACAAAAGAGCTAATTCCGCATGTTCCTTTACTTCCGATTGAACAAATAAAGCGGATTTTTCAGGGTCAATTCCCGCCGCTAAAAAATCTAAAGTCAAATCTTCAATATTCTGGAGAATGCTTCCAGTATTTTCGTATTCAGTAGTTAAAGCATGCCAGTCCGCAATCATATAATAGCATTTTGCTTCTGCCTGCAGCTTAACCCAGTTTTCCAGCACCAACAAATGGCCTAAATGCAACTTTCCTGTAGGTCTCATTCCACTTAAAACAACTTTTTCCATGTTATCCTCCTATCCCACCAGTAATTTAAAAATTAAATAATAAATATTTAAGATAAATTTTGTGATTGGTTGCAATATATAGGAAATTACACCCGTAAACAACAAAAGTAATAAAATTGCCTGCCCGTAGCTAGCCATAAATTCCTGCACCCGGTAGGAAAAAAACCGGCCAAAGATTTTCTCACCATCTAAAGGAAAAATTGGTAGAAGGTTAAATACTCCTAAAGAGACATTAATTGCTACCGCAGTAATTCCTATCTCCCAAGCATAGGGAAGACGTATTCCCCCTAAAGCCAAAAAGATAATTATAACAAAAGCTAAAGCAAAATTAGATAACGGCCCGGCAACAGCTACCAGGGCCATGCCCGTGCGCGGCTCTCCCCGAAAGTTATAGGGATTAACCGGTACCGGTTTGGCCCATCCAAATCCTGCCAACAAAAGCATTAGAAAGCCCAAAGGATCTAAGTGGGCAAAAGGCGATAGGGTAAGCCTTCCTTCCCTTCGGGGAGTATCGTCGCCTAATTGGCTGGCCACCAAAGCATGGCTAAATTCGTGAACTGTAAGGCCCAGGATTATTCCCGGAAGCATTACTCCTAAATCATATAGAGAAGGTATACTTAAAAAGCTAAAAACGTTATCCATCTTTTCTCTCCTTAGGAAAGATAATTTTGTCTAACATAAAGAATTTCATCCTTTTGCTCTTTTAAGACCCCATCTATTTTGAGGGCTTTTATTTTATTTAAAATCTCCCGAAACAAAGGGCCTGGCTTTAGCCCTAAAGCTTTTAAGTCTTCCCCGGTAATCTTAGGTTTAATAAATCTTAACTCTTCCAAATACTGGCGAAAACGCACCTTAGCCCGGTAGCGATCAAGAAGAAGATATAAAGCCCAAAAACCCTCCGGCGGTAGATTCTTTAATGTTTCATAAATTTCATGCCCTTTAATATCCCGGGGAGAAGGTAAAAGCTTTAAAGCCTCGCCAATACCCTTAGTTACTTTTATTAATGTCTCCTCTTCTTCTCGGGTTAAAGGATATTTTTTCCTAAATTTACTAATTTCAGTTAAATTTTTGGCATAAATGCCAATCACCCCAAAAAGCCAGGGAATTTTTATTTCTTTCAAATAACGGGAAAATTCAAAAGAAAAAGTAAAATAACGGCTTAAAAATTCCTCCTCATAATGGGCCTTTGGAAAAACTTCGGTATAAACTCCGTAATGATTTAAAAGCTTTAGTATCTTAAAAATATCTTTTTCCGCAAAAAAAAGCTTTATTTCCTGAAGAATTCGTCCGGGAGAAGTTAACTCTAAAAGACCACTGGAAACTGCATCTAACAAGAGACTTTCGGTGTTATCCTCCAATTTAAAATTAAATCTCCCCAAAAAGCGCAGTGCTCGCAAAATTCGGGTAGGATCTTCAATAAAGCTTAAGTTATGTAATACCCTAATTATCCCTTCTTGTAAATCCGCAAATCCGCCAAAAGGGTCATAGAGTTCACCTATATGGCCAAAAGTTATTTCAAGCGCCATGGAATTTATGGTAAAATCCCGCCGGTATAAATCTTCTTTAATTGTTGAGGCTTCTACCTCCGGCAGGGCAGCGGGATATTGATAAAATTCGACCCTGGAGGTAGCAAAATCTACCTTTTGCCCGTTTTTTAAAATTATTGAAGCGGTTTTAAAGCGTTCATGGGAAATTAATTTTAAAGTTGGAAGGTTTTTGCCAAGCTCCTTAACCAGCAAAAGGGCATCCCCTTCCACAACAAAATCCAGATCTTTTTGCTTTTGTCCTAATAGCAAATCCCGAACAATTCCTCCTACCAGAAAGGCCCGCATCCCAAGAAGACTCGCCGTTTTTCCCACAGTATTAATTAACTCGAGACCCTCAGGGGGAATATTCTCCTCCAGAAGTTTCTTTAAGTTTAACGCAAAACCTCCTTCCCGGTAAAGGGTTTTATGAGGTTTTAATTCTTCGGGCTGGTGGAAAAGCTTTAAAAGGTCCGTTCGCGAAACAATCCCCAAAAGTCGTCCTTCTTTCACTACTGGTAGCCGTCCAATATCATGTTTTATTAATAAAGAAAGTGCTTCTTCTATTGACGCCTCAGGATTTATCGTAATTGGGTTTTTACTCATATAAGCTTTTACCGGTGCATGACCTAAGTTGTGATGGATAACCTTATCCACATCCCTCCGCGAGATAATACCTACCAATTTATCCCCATCTAACACCGGTAAGCCCGAATGACCATAGCGCACCATAATTTTTCGGGCTTCTTCTATGGTGCTTTCCGTTGTTACAAATTTAACCGGCCAGCTCATAACTTCTTTTACAGTCTTTGCAGGAATTTTGAAATTCCGCAATAATTTTAAAGCTAAATCTAAAACTTCTTTGACCTTTTTTCCCTTTTGCACTCCTGAAACCGCCTGGGGGTGCCCCTTTACCCTAAGGCCATAAAGAATGGAGCGCAAATCAATTTCCTCTTTTGAAGACCGACCAACCAAATGCACAGATTTGTCCATCTCTACAGCCATTACTAAGATATCCGGTTGGTGAAGCTCCATTAGATAACTGGCCATGTACGAAAGTCCCGGTAAATAATCATCGGTTTTTGCCCAGGTGGCAAGGTAAGAAAGACCTTCTTTTTCTTCGGTCACTGCGTTTTTAATAAGCTCTTTTAATAAAAGCTCCTGTTCCCGGGATAAGGGCCGTTTTAAAAATCGCTGCACCACTTCAAGGTTTACACCAAAATTAAATAAGTATAAAAGAGCAGCAATGTCTTCCTTAGTTGTTGAGGGATACAATAAACCGCCAGTATCCTGATAAATACCTAAAGCCATAACGGTAGCTTCCACCGAGGAAATCTTCAGGTCCAATTCTTTCAAGCGTTGAATTAATAAAGTTACCGTAGCCCCACAGGGCTTAACTACCTTTTCGGTTAGGTATGGCTTAAGATCCGGAGCTAACGGATGATGATCATATAAGATAATTTCCACTTCTTCCGTTAGATAAGGCTTTAAATGAGAAAAGCGGGTAAGTTCAGAACTATCTACCAGAATAAGGCGTTTGATTTCCCGAGGATTATAGAGTTTTTGCTGGATTTTTAACCTATCTTTATAAAGGGCTAAAAATTCTTCTACCGCTGGCAAAGCCTTTCCAGGTAATAAAAGATTTGCCTTGGGGTATAAAAGGTTGGCAGCCACCATGGACGCCAGACCGTCAAAGTCCATGTTATGGTGGGTGGTAATTAAATCCATAGCTACTCTCCTCTATTCCTAATCTATATAATTATACCATGAAACGCATGATGTGAACAAAAAAAGCCGGTATTAGCCGGCCCGCTTTTTCTTTATTAAGGTTAAAACCAGCAAAAGAAAAGGAAACAGATTTTCCACAAATAAAGCCATTACTGACATCGTCCCCAGATTGTCCTTAACCTCTGCAATATTCTGGGGCGAGAGAGCCCAGAAAAACAAAAGCAGTAAGACCGGAGCAGTTAAATGACGGTAGTCCTTTTGCTCAAAAGCTTTTTGCAAAACCAGAAGGGAAGTAAACACACAAAGCCCCACTACAGTAAAAATTGCCGTCATCCAGCCAGCAATTAATAAACTATCCAACCGATAAACCACATTACCAAGATTCATCATTTTTATTATCTCGTAAGTGGGATAACGCATCCTGGCTATATTAGTGGGTCCAAAAATTAATAAGCCTACCAGGCAAACAGACATGTAAGTAATAGTCACTGCTCCCATTCCTAATACAGAAGCTTTTATTCCATCTTTTAAACCCTTAAAGCCCTTAGCAAGGTAAAGAAAGATGCCATAACCGGAAAAAGAAAATACACTTCCCAAGATGCTTTTTACAACATTTATTTCAGGGCTTACAAAAGGCCTTAAATTTTCCAAATCCCACTTATTCATCACGAAAAATACTATAATAAGCAATAATGATATTTTAATTAGCATAAAAATTAAGTTGACGTTTTTTACCGTATCAAAGCCCGTATTGCAAAAATAAAAAATTCCTGTTAAAAAAAACAATATTAACACATACACCGGAGTTTCTTCAAGTAAAGTATCGGCAGTAAAATCAGCAAAAACCCGAATCACAAGACTTCCCAGCCAAAGAAAATAATAAACAAAAATTACTGCAAATAAACGACTTAAAAACTTACCATAAAGTTTATCCCCGTATTCAATAAAGTCTTGGTTAGGCCAGTAATTTTGCACCCAAACAATGGCTAAAAGGGATAAAAGGCTTATAAGGCCCCCAGGCAAGATAAGCCACCAACCAGAACTTTTCGCAGCATCAGCCATAACAGCCGGTAGAGAGATAATCCCAGACCCAATACTAACCCCAATAATTAGGACTACTCCTTCGCCCCAGCTAATCTTCATAAAAAAACCCCCTGATTCTAGGTATTAGTATGGAAGAATCAGAGGGATTTAATTCTAATATATCTGGGCAACTTTCCTATTTTTTAAATGAACCGGAATTAGATCATGCCTTAATAAATCATCATAGGTTTCCCGGCGCACAATTAGTTCCGCCCGGCCGCCACCTACTAAGACCATAGCTGGCCGGGGCAGACGGTTATAATTCATGGACATAGTATAGTTGTACGCTCCGGTATTGCTAATCAATAAAAGATCCCCCGGTTTTATTTCCGCCAGCTCAATATCCCAGATAAGCATATCACCCGATTCACAGCACTTTCCGGCAATGGAGACCAGTTTTACTGGCTTGGCGTTAGCTTTATTGGCCACTATTGCTTCATACTTTGCCTGATACAATGCCGGCCGGGGATTATCCCCCATACCTCCATCAACCGCAACATAAGTCCGAATCCCGGGAATATCTTTAATAGCCCCAATCGTATACAAGGTGCTCCCTGCCGGCCCTGCAATTGACCTTCCGGGCTCTACCACCACCCGGGGTACCTTTAGCCCAAGTTTTTGGCATTGATTTTCTAAGGTATTAAAAATAACCTCCGCTAAAGCGTCTACCGCGGGGGGATTATCTCCAGCGGTATAGTAAATACCAAGGCCCCCTCCTAAATCCAGCTCTTGGGTCATAAAGCCGGTATTTTTGTAGACCTCAGCCATAAACTCGGTCATTACTTCCACCGTATGGGCAAAGGAATCAAGCTCAAAAATTTGGGAACCGATATGGCAGTGAAAACCTTTTAACTCAATATTTTCTAGCTCTAAAGCCCGGATTACAGCATCGATAGCCTGTCCTGTTTCAATGGGAAAACCAAATTTGCTGTCAATTTGGCCGGTTTTTATATACTCGTGGGTATGGGCTTCAATTCCCGGACTAATTCTTAATAGTATAGCTTGCCTGGTTTTTTGAGCGTGGGCAATATCGTTTAAAAGATACAATTCGTAAAGATTATCTACAACAAAACGGCCAACTCCTGCCTCAACACCAAGTTTAATTTCCTCAGGGCTTTTGTTGTTACCATGGAAAAATACTTTATGCATTGGGAAATTTGCTTTTAAAGCGGTATAAAGCTCTCCCCCCGATACCACATCAAGCCCCAGACCTTCTTCATCAACCAAACGACAAATAGCTGTAGTTAAAAGGGTTTTACCGGCATAAATAGCTAAAGAATCCGGTCGTTTTTCGGTAAAACTATGGTAATATTCCCGACAATTTTTTCGAAACTCCGCCTCATCCAAAATATAAAGTGGGGTCCCAAACTCCCGGGCTAAATCTACCGTATCCACACCGCCAATTTCTAAGTGTCCTTTTTCATTTACTTTCATTGTTCCGGTAAATCGCATGCCAACTCCTCCTCAATAATAATAAAATATTGCGGGCCCTTGGTATTTCCCCAAAGACCCGCAATAGGCATGCGGTAACACGAGGAAATACCTCAGCTCCCAGCAAGGTAGCGCTCCACCCGTCTAAACGGGTGACAGTCCTATACCTGTTCGGCATAGGCCCAACCCCCTGCGTCCGCAACCGCAAGGGATTTCGGCGAAGGCCCCTTTCACCGGACAGCATCAACCTGCGGGGTTTTTGCCCGGCTACTCTTGACCGTTCGCACCTCTACCTCACCTCAAAAGAGAGATGAGGTATACAATATTTTCTTAATTAGGCATTCTTAATTGTAACTATAACACTTTACTTTAAGTTTCGTCAACCACTAACCGCTAATTTTTTAAGGTATGCTTGGCTGTACCGACCACAACGGTCATTTAAGTAACCTGCAACTTTATCTCCTTCATATATTTTAACCACTTCACAAAGGTTGGGACAGTTTTGACACTCAAAATTTTCCGTTTTAAATTCAACATCTTTTAAGTTAAATCCTTTAAAT is part of the Carboxydothermus pertinax genome and encodes:
- a CDS encoding spore maturation protein, translating into MFLTLGNWILPVILFFIVFYGMLKRVKVYETFLDGARDGFNTAVRTIPYLVGMIVAINIFFESGAIKVLALGLEPLFSKLGIPVEVLPHALLRPLSGGAALGVAAKLMRQYGPDSLIGRLVSTMQGSSDTTFYVLALYFGSIGVKKFRYAPYIGLIADFTTFLAAVYIVKVFFGYR
- a CDS encoding nucleoside recognition domain-containing protein; protein product: MLNYLWGGMMVLGCLAAFWQGKPELIIKASLDGAKLAVDTAFSLISIITFWLGIMKIMEETGVVAKLAHALAPLIRWLFPEVPPGHPAEGAILLNLSANILGLGNAATPFGLKAMEELSHLNPQKDTASRAMCTFLALNTSAITLLPTTIIGLRQNFGSKNPTDIIIPTFLATLLGFSAALIADYLFKKSRW
- the ytfJ gene encoding GerW family sporulation protein; the encoded protein is MEEQHHPIESLMKTAMESIKEMVDVDTVVGSAVETPDGSVIIPVSKVTLGFAAGGSEFSTGDGKEKSLPFGGGSGAGVSVQPVGFLVVGQGQIRLLPVDTNALVDKLIDMTPDLLAKIQNIVGKNRPNHDLPIDTFDTPTA
- the scpB gene encoding SMC-Scp complex subunit ScpB, which gives rise to MAVLFPINLEGALEALLFVSPEPLPLKKIAQTLELSLEETREVVLRLQDKLNEDQRGIMLNFAEEEVWLTTRPDFSVYIERLFKPPAQHLTQATLETLAIIAYKQPVTKTEIELIRGVKADSSIATLLERGLIEEAGRKEAPGRPILYRTTAKFLEFFGLKSLEELPPLNLENEPENDGNNSLKDKEN
- a CDS encoding segregation and condensation protein A yields the protein MYKIVLPVFEGPLDLLLHLVEKNKIDIYDIEVAEITRQYLWYLEQYQKHNLEIKSEFLVMASHLLYLKVKMLFGKNEEEEDPRTELVERLVIYKKFREVAQYLKELKGAFPNVYRRNVNVDELINMYSTRELKEIPLIKLTENLKQILSRLEAKPKPISLPEQEYTVEEKMGEILRSLLRQNKALPFGELFARVESKREAIVLFLALLELLRQEVIEAWQVKADGEIWIRHLGGKGRREGGGLVSN
- the trpS gene encoding tryptophan--tRNA ligase, whose product is MEKVVLSGMRPTGKLHLGHLLVLENWVKLQAEAKCYYMIADWHALTTEYENTGSILQNIEDLTLDFLAAGIDPEKSALFVQSEVKEHAELALLFGMFTPLSWLERVPTYKDQKEKLGEMGKDLNTYGFLGYPLLQAADILIYRANLVPVGEDQLPHLELTREVARRFNYLYGEVFPEPQAVLHTVPLLPGIDGRKMSKSYKNEIAISSSSEEVNEQVRNMITDPARVRKTDPGNPEVCVVHTYYKVFYPEKVAEIEEQCKTAGIGCVACKNQLAAKINEILDPLRERRQEFLKGKKYLEILAQGRIKATHAAQETMGKVREKMKLR
- a CDS encoding site-2 protease family protein encodes the protein MDNVFSFLSIPSLYDLGVMLPGIILGLTVHEFSHALVASQLGDDTPRREGRLTLSPFAHLDPLGFLMLLLAGFGWAKPVPVNPYNFRGEPRTGMALVAVAGPLSNFALAFVIIIFLALGGIRLPYAWEIGITAVAINVSLGVFNLLPIFPLDGEKIFGRFFSYRVQEFMASYGQAILLLLLFTGVISYILQPITKFILNIYYLIFKLLVG
- a CDS encoding CBS domain-containing protein; protein product: MDLITTHHNMDFDGLASMVAANLLYPKANLLLPGKALPAVEEFLALYKDRLKIQQKLYNPREIKRLILVDSSELTRFSHLKPYLTEEVEIILYDHHPLAPDLKPYLTEKVVKPCGATVTLLIQRLKELDLKISSVEATVMALGIYQDTGGLLYPSTTKEDIAALLYLFNFGVNLEVVQRFLKRPLSREQELLLKELIKNAVTEEKEGLSYLATWAKTDDYLPGLSYMASYLMELHQPDILVMAVEMDKSVHLVGRSSKEEIDLRSILYGLRVKGHPQAVSGVQKGKKVKEVLDLALKLLRNFKIPAKTVKEVMSWPVKFVTTESTIEEARKIMVRYGHSGLPVLDGDKLVGIISRRDVDKVIHHNLGHAPVKAYMSKNPITINPEASIEEALSLLIKHDIGRLPVVKEGRLLGIVSRTDLLKLFHQPEELKPHKTLYREGGFALNLKKLLEENIPPEGLELINTVGKTASLLGMRAFLVGGIVRDLLLGQKQKDLDFVVEGDALLLVKELGKNLPTLKLISHERFKTASIILKNGQKVDFATSRVEFYQYPAALPEVEASTIKEDLYRRDFTINSMALEITFGHIGELYDPFGGFADLQEGIIRVLHNLSFIEDPTRILRALRFLGRFNFKLEDNTESLLLDAVSSGLLELTSPGRILQEIKLFFAEKDIFKILKLLNHYGVYTEVFPKAHYEEEFLSRYFTFSFEFSRYLKEIKIPWLFGVIGIYAKNLTEISKFRKKYPLTREEEETLIKVTKGIGEALKLLPSPRDIKGHEIYETLKNLPPEGFWALYLLLDRYRAKVRFRQYLEELRFIKPKITGEDLKALGLKPGPLFREILNKIKALKIDGVLKEQKDEILYVRQNYLS
- a CDS encoding GerAB/ArcD/ProY family transporter encodes the protein MKISWGEGVVLIIGVSIGSGIISLPAVMADAAKSSGWWLILPGGLISLLSLLAIVWVQNYWPNQDFIEYGDKLYGKFLSRLFAVIFVYYFLWLGSLVIRVFADFTADTLLEETPVYVLILFFLTGIFYFCNTGFDTVKNVNLIFMLIKISLLLIIVFFVMNKWDLENLRPFVSPEINVVKSILGSVFSFSGYGIFLYLAKGFKGLKDGIKASVLGMGAVTITYMSVCLVGLLIFGPTNIARMRYPTYEIIKMMNLGNVVYRLDSLLIAGWMTAIFTVVGLCVFTSLLVLQKAFEQKDYRHLTAPVLLLLFFWALSPQNIAEVKDNLGTMSVMALFVENLFPFLLLVLTLIKKKRAG
- the lysA gene encoding diaminopimelate decarboxylase; protein product: MRFTGTMKVNEKGHLEIGGVDTVDLAREFGTPLYILDEAEFRKNCREYYHSFTEKRPDSLAIYAGKTLLTTAICRLVDEEGLGLDVVSGGELYTALKANFPMHKVFFHGNNKSPEEIKLGVEAGVGRFVVDNLYELYLLNDIAHAQKTRQAILLRISPGIEAHTHEYIKTGQIDSKFGFPIETGQAIDAVIRALELENIELKGFHCHIGSQIFELDSFAHTVEVMTEFMAEVYKNTGFMTQELDLGGGLGIYYTAGDNPPAVDALAEVIFNTLENQCQKLGLKVPRVVVEPGRSIAGPAGSTLYTIGAIKDIPGIRTYVAVDGGMGDNPRPALYQAKYEAIVANKANAKPVKLVSIAGKCCESGDMLIWDIELAEIKPGDLLLISNTGAYNYTMSMNYNRLPRPAMVLVGGGRAELIVRRETYDDLLRHDLIPVHLKNRKVAQIY